The DNA sequence CCGCAGCCGCGGAGTCCTTCACAAGCCCCGGCCCGTTCATCCAGGGTACATTGACCGCCGCCGGGAGTGGCCTGCCGCTAAGCAGTGGGACCGTCACCATCACCAACGGGTCTACCGTCAACATCACACTCAACGTTGGACCCACGGGCGTCTACAAGCTGACGGTCCCCGCCGGCACGTACACCGTTTCGGCCACCGGACCGGCTTGCTATGGGAGTCAAGTCAAGACGAACGTTGTCGCTTCCGCATCCAACACCACTGACTTCGCCTTGGTGTACGAATGCGGTACGCTCACCGGCGTCTGCTTCGCGGGCATCAACAACCAGCGCCAGGCGAACACCATTGTCACACTCATCGACAGCAATGGCAATTACGTCACGTCAACCACCAGCGACGCGTACGGCTTCTACAGCCTCATCTACCCAACTGGTGGAACGTTCGGCCTCGGAGCCATGAGCCCGGCCGGCTATGGCACGCGCATGTCCGTAACACTGCCCTCCGGCGGATCGGCTATCCAGAATCTCTCGATGGCGGTCATGGCCAATGGCGATTGCGAGATCCCCAACTCCACGAACTCCTTCGCCCTTGGCTGGACAACGTCGTTTGATGCTCCGGGAGCCTACATCTACAGCCAGGCGCAGAACCACACTCCGGGTGGCCACTGGAGCATGGCGATCAAAGACCCGTCAACTCCGGATGGCGCAAACCACTTGAGTGGCCTGAACAACCCGCCGGTTGCGGGATTCAACCTGCCGGTTCAGTCCGACCTGTTCGACATTACCGTCTCCGCGTGGGTCTACTTCACGAAGACGGGTCAGATGTGCGCCATGCGTCTTCGCGACAACTGGCCGCTCAACGGTCAGAACCGGGTATACGCAGTGGCGGGTATGCCACCGGACCCCAACAACCAGAACACGGGCGGCCTGGATGGGAGCGGAAAAGTCCCGGTCGGCCAGTGGTACCAGATCCGTGTGAGCGTTCCCGCGGGAACGCCGCTGAAGTCCGAAGCGCCCACGAAGCTGCAGATGAACCTCTACGCGATGAACAGTGCGTTCAACGCCAACTACTCCGGATTCACCGGTGGAACCGACGGCACCATCTACTTCGATGACTGGACGGTCACCCAGACACCTCACGCTTCAGCATTGGCGAAGGTTGTAGATTCCTACGGCACGCCGGTTGCAGGAGCCTACGTGGGCAAGATGGACATCGGTGGCGGCGACGCTACCGGGATCAGCGCCCCTAACTTCCTGTCGAGCCCGTATGTTTATACGGACGATCAGGGCAACGCGACACTCTACACCCTCGCGCCAGGGCCGATCAACGTGGGCGCCTGGATACCTCAACCCATCCTGCCGGACACCACGTCGTCCGATGCCGGCGTCATCGCCGGAACGGCCTCCGCAACGGCATCGACCACTCCGCCGACGTCGCGGGCGACCCTTACTCTCGGTAAGGGCACCAACGTCGCCAAGGGAATCACCAACATCACCGCCCATGAGCTCATCGGCAGTGATCTAAACCTCGCCCTTCTGCCGCTTACGGTGGATGACAAACTCAGCACCGGGTGGTACTCAACGGACACTCCGCAGTTCCCGTACGTCATCACGTGGAACCTCGGCGCGGTGAAGAGCGTGAACCAGGTTGAGTTCTGGTGGGAACGCACGGAGCCGGACTTCGACGTTTACGTCGGAACCACATCGGATCCGAGCAGCGAGACCGATGCCAAGGTCGCTTCGATCGTCGGCGCCAGCAACAAGGGCATCGTGGAAGCGGACTTCGCACCGGCGTTGAACGGTCACGTCAAGGTGATCAAGTTCAGCGCGCCGAGGAACATTCAATACATCCAGTTGCAGGCCATGGGAACCGGGCCGAGCAACAACGCCAGTCAGTTCCTCTACGAGATGAGAGCGCTCAGCGCCGCCGTACCGCCTCCTGCCCTGACGAAGGCAGACGCGACGACGGCACTGAAAATCGCCGCCGGCCTGCAGACAGCCGCTCCGGCGGACGTATTGAAACTGGACGTCGTCAAAGCTGACGGCTCCGTTGGAAGCGATGGCCGCATCACGATTGCTGATGCCGAGTTCATCAACAAACACGCACAGTAGCCTCCTGGCCATACCTGCGAGGGTTCCCGTCAACGGGCTTGGCCCGTTGACGGGGTCCCGCGTGTGATGTCCACGAGGATGACTGATTCATCGGCGAACCGATGAAAGGACAAACAAAGATGCTAAGAAAGTCCATTAAGGGCCTTTGGCTCGGTGGAGCGCTGGTGGCGCTGTTCGCCCTCCTGGGTGGCAGCGTGATAGCGCAGACATGGTGGAACCCGGATTACACTCAGCGCGTCGGCTTGACCATCACCAACAATGATGCCGCGCCGACGCCGGTTCCAACAACGGCGGAAGTCCGGTACTCCGTCCATTCGGAATCCAGTCCCGGCACAACAGATTACACGACTCTCCCAACCGGCACAAAGCTCACTTTTGCCGGAAACGGGACCAGCCTGGACGATAACTGGACAGTCGTTACATTGCCGTTCCAGTTCCCCTGGGGGCATGGAACGGTCAACCAGTTGGTAGTCGGCATTGATGGTTATATCGCGCCCGGAGCGGTGGACCTTGGCCGGCCGGACAACCCGGCCGACGCCTATCGACGGGCCGAGATCATCCCGTGGTCGTCGGATTTCGCGATCACGGACACAAGCACCCTGGGCGTATATGCCGACCTCCAGCCCACACAGGCAACGTTCCGGTGGGAGGTGCAGGAATCGGCCTCTGGACCGCTCATCGCCAAGTTCGCTGTAATCCTCAAGCCGGACGGCTCCATCCGCTTCGTCTACGGCAACCCCTGCAACTCGCCGAGCGCGGCGATCGCCGATCCCGGCACTGCCAACTCCTATTCGCCGATCAAGTTCGGTATTGGCGGCGAAGATCCAAACTACTTGCACGTCCCGGCATTCCCGGCCAGTAATACCGGACATGCGGACCTGCTTTACACTTACATCCCCGCGGCCCAGTTCCGCTCGGACGGCAACGACGTGCGGGCGCTATATTGGTCCGGTTCCGCCTGGCAGGAGCTTGATCGCCAGGTCTTGTCAGACTTGCCGGGACTCACCCGGGTTGTCTTCCGCCTCGTGAACTCCATTCCCGCGGGAGGTACAAGCACGGGCCAGTACTTCCTCTATCTCGGCAACACATCGCCGCAGTTGAACGTACCCCACAGCGTGTACAACATCTATGACCACGTTGAGGACTTCCTCTCTGCGGCCAACGTCGTCGGCTCACAGGCGCCCAACTGGGTCTCCAACGCGACCGGCGATGCAACCACGGTGGTGTTGATCGGTGGGAAGAAGATGGGCCAGATCAGCGGCCCGGACCATGCCAGAGGCGTTGTGCTTTCCTCTGCCATGCCGGGATTCCTGAACGCTGAAGAGTATGCTCACGTTGCCCCATCGGGTGGCGAGTGCGAAGTAGCCCCGATGATCCGCGCGGTGGGAAGCACCACCAACGGGTATGCGAATCCGGATCTGGCCTACACGGGTGGATTCGGGTACGTAATGGACGGCTTCGGCTCCCAGAACGGCCCCGTAAGCTACGTCAACCCGAAAGGGGTTACACCCACCAACACAGGCCCTGCCGATATGGGCGTACATGGGCCTGACTACCACGGCATCGGCGGCGTATTCGAAAACTTCATCATCCGCTGTACCGGGTTGGATGCCGCCACCGGGGCCCTGAGCGGGAAAGTCTGGAAAGACGGAGCGCCGCAGCCCTATTGGGGCGATCTGAACATCGCGCTGAACAACAATTCGCCCAGTCATCAAAGCGGTGTTCCCGATCCCCTTTGGAACCAACCGGGCACCGTGGGCGTTGGATCATACTCCAACTCACCGACAGTTGATTTCATCGCCATCCGCGAGATCCGCAACCTCTCCGTACCGTTTGGCGCACCCGAGGTCGGCCCGGCATTCGGACCCGGACTCCGGGGCGTGATTTCGTCCTCCAAGACGGGTCCGCTGGCTAACCTGACGTTCACCATCACCGATGGCACAACGACCTACACCCTGATCACCGGGGCCAACGGCGAATACCACATCTCGCTTCCCGCGGGCTCGTACTCGGTAACGGCCAGCGCGTTCGCGCACACCACTACCACTGTGTCCGGCGTTTCTCCAACGACGTCCGGAGTGACAAACGTTGTCCTGCCGTACGTTGGCGCCACCGTCAGCGGAGTTGTGCGCGATGCCTTGACGGGGAAAACCCAGGGAGGCACCACCATCACGCTGTCCGATGCCACCGGGCATTTCGTCGTGTCCGGCACCAGCGACGCCAACGGTAATTACAGTATCGTTGCCCCCGCGGGCGGCGTGTTGAACATAGGCGCCGTCAGCCCGCTTGGGCTCGGCGGCCGCACCCAGATCACTGTGCCCTCGGACAGTTCGACGGTTCAGAACCTCGCCATCAAAGTGATCGCCAACGGCGACATGGAGGTCCCGAACTTCAACAACTCGGCCCCGGTCGGCTGGACCACGCAGGAGTTCACTCCCTCAAGCCCGGCTGGCGCCTTTGAGTACATCAACGCCACAGACACCGCGGGCGTGCCTCAGCACACTCCGGGTGGAAACTGGGTACTGGCTGTCAAGGATCCTGGCGAGACGAGCGCATGGAACCCGCCGAACAACTACGCTGTGCCAGCGCAGACTTCCTACGCTTCCGTCACTGTCTCGGTCTGGGTCTACTTCACGGCGGCTGGCCAGCGCGCGGCGCTGCGGTTGCGCAACAACTTCCCAACAACGGGCTCAACCGTAGGCGGCCGTATTCAGGTCAACGCCGGCGGCCCGAACGACCCCGGTAATGAAAACCAATCCCTGGCCACCGTCCCGGTTGGTCAGTGGTTTGAGCTGCGCAAGACCGCTCCGGCTGGTACCGCACTCAGCCCGGCGGATCAGCTTGGGCTTAACCTGTACGCCCGCGGCCCCGCCGGCGGTGGAGCGGCCGGAACCGTCTACTTCGACGACCTCACGATTACCGTAACCCCAAGCTCCTCGGCTCTCGGCAAGGTTGTTGATGCCGCGGGCAACCCGGTCGCCAGTGCGTTTGTGGGTCCGATGACCAGCGCCGGCGGCTTAGGTGGCGACAATCTGCTCACAGGACCGTTCGTGTACTCTGATGACCAGGGTAATTTCACCCTGTTCCAGCTGAACGATGGGCCCGTCACAGTCGGCGCCTGGGCGCCGGTTCTCCCAGACTCAACGGGGCATATCCCAGGCTATGGGAACCTCATCAGCACTGCCACGCTCAACACTTCCGCCAACCCAACAACCAGGACGACAATCACCGTGGGCAAGGCGGGTGTGGTATCAGCGGGAGCCGCCGGCAACGCAGGCGGCCGGAACGATGCGGGTGTTGCCCAGACTGTGGACAACAATCTCTTCACTCGATGGGACGGCGGTGGAGGCAGCGCGGACGTTACCGTGACCTACGACCTCGGCTCGACGAAGTCCATCGACCAGATCGAAGTATACTGGGAGGCGGCCACACCGGATGCCTTCTCCGTTGAGGCCGATCCCGATCTGGCAACCACTAACTCCGTCCTCGACATTACTACCGGTGGCGAGACTTTCGGCATTCGGAACTTCGATATCACGCCATTCAATGAAGGCTCCTTCGATATCATCCGCCTGCCCGCGTCCGTCTCGGCACGCTATATCAAGATCCACGCGACCACTTACGGCACGTACCAAAACTACTCCATCATCGAGATGCGCGCTCTCAGCGCAGCAGCCCCGATACCGCCATCCTCGGCAGACGTAACGCGCGCGTTGCAGATTGCCGGAGGTCTCGTGAACGCCACATCGGCTGACAAGGCTCGACTCGACAAAGACGGCGACGGTCGCATCACGGTCATGGATGCGGTCAAGATCAACAAGGCGGTCAACGGGCTATAGCCCATTCGACCGAGTTGGATCACCAGAGGGCGCCCGCGAGGGCGCCCTCTCCCTTTTTTTGAGACACCCGTGGGGCGACACGTTGCCAGGTGGCCATGGGGATATCCTGGCGATTACCGCTCACCCGCTAGGCGAGGTATAATGATGGCGACCCCGCACACAGCGGCGGCCGTACAACGGCCGTTAGCCATGGCATTAGCGCACATTGACAGGCTGGTCCCCCCGATGGAAGGAAAGCACATATGACGGTGTTGAAATCTGCGGTCGCCCTCGCCACTTTCTCCTGCATGGCAGCGGCCGGGTTCCGCGGCAACGCGGCCACGCTCGATAACGGCCTTGTAACCGCGCGGTTCGATGCGCGCGGCCTCGTCGCAGTCACGGACAAGGCGAGCGGGAACACCGTTCGATTCTCCGGCGACAGCTTCGCGCTTACGCTGGACGGCTCCGTCATAAATGGCGCCAGTGCTCCGCTGGCGGGCGGGGCACAGACCCACACCGGTCTCGTCTTCGCGTACAACGCCGGCGGCCGTGCCGTCGAAGTGGTGTACGAACTCCAGCCGGGTTGGAGGTTCGTCAGCAAGCAGATACGCATCCCCGCGGTTTCAGGTATCACGCGGGTCAATTCGGTGCAGGTCTTTGCAGGCAGGCTGCTGAATCCGGTCGCTACGGAGCGTCGCCAGCGAGGTGGATCGTACGGATCGTTTGTTCGGCTGGCCGATGAACCGGGTGCGCCGGCGACCAGAGCGCATTGTGGCGTCTTTTTCGCCCTGCAGAACCCGTTCATGAAATGGAGCCTCTCCGATGGCGCCGTGTCCATGGCCTACGAGCCCGACATGGACTGGAAAGCGGTGTACGGTCCGTTCGAATCGGATCGCGCGCTCATCGGGCCCTATAGGCTGTCCGGTGTCGAATTTCCCGGCATGGCGCGCGAGTGGGAGTATATTCAGGAACCGCGATCGTTCGGCGCCGGCGACCTGAAATTAGATGCGACGGAGATACAGGCACTTACGGACTGCGTGGACGCATTTGTGACCTGGCGCCCGAAGGAGACCCTCAAGTTCCACGTCGGCTGGTGCGAGAACGACTATCAGATCGATGTCGCGACGCCGGAAGGACGCACGGAATACAAGCGCATCATCGACCAGGCGGCGGCCGTCGGCTGCCGGGATATCCTCTTTTCGCCGGCGAACAGCGCCGTCTCCTCGCTGGCCGAAAACAAGGATGCGTGGGGATGGGAAAACCTGCTCTGGTTCGGTCTGGGCCAGAAAATCCGCAAGGACGAGTGGATTCCGGGCCGGGACCCGCTGCCTCCAAGCATCAGCGAACTGGTTTCGTACGCGAAGGCCAAAGGCGTCGGATGCGTGGCGTATGTCTATCCCTCACTGCCGTGGATGCAGGATCCGCGATGGACGAAATGGGCCGGCGACAAACTGGGTGGCTATCTCGCCGCTGATACCGGCGAACGGGGATTCCAGGACTTCCTCGTGGACAAACTCGTGGCCTTCAGCAAGGCGACGGGCTGCGCCGGCTTCTCGTTCGATCATTGGTGGATCGCATACGACAGCCCGGCGACCAGCAGGTACGCGCAGTGGTATGGCTGCCGTCGCATCATGTCGGAACTCCGGCGCCGCTTGCCGGACGTCATCATAGACGGCCGCCAGCAGTACCACGGTTTCGGCCCTTGGACCTGGGTCTCGGGGTCCTTCCCACATCCTCTGGCAAGTGACGAGCAGCCTGAGAGCTTCCCCGCCTTCCCGGACATGAGGTTCGACCGGGTGTCCGCCGATCGCGAACGGCGCACCTTCTGGTGGTATCGCACCGCCAATTTCACGCCGACCTCGATCATGCCGGGCTACATGACCCATCAGACACAGCGCTACACGCCGGATGGGGCTAACCCGCGGTCCGCGTTTCGCCGCCGCGACTGGGACCTCCTGGGCTGGCGCTATTCCGTACTTTCCTCGATCGCGACGGCTCCGGTCAACAACGTGGTCAATATGCTTCCGGCGCGGGACACGGACGAATACCGGCTGTTTTCCGCGGACGATAAGGCGTGGTTCAAAGCCTGGCTCGCGTTCACAGACAGAAACCGCGCCATCCTCAACCACACCCGGCCGATCATTGGTCAACCGATGGTGGGCGTCGTTGACGGCACGTCCGCCATGGTCGAAGACCACGGCTTCGTGTTCCTGTTCAACCCTAACTACCGGGCGCTCCGTGGCGAATTCACGCTGGACCGAACCATCGGCCTGACCGCCGGGACGAGGTTCTTCATCCGCGAACTGGAACCCCAGTCGGGGCGCCTCATCGGCAAGCCGAAAACCGGGCTTTGGACATACGGCGACAAGGTGTCGATTCCGATGGCGGGCGCGACGGCGATTGCGTTGGAAATCCGCCCCGTCGCCGCCGGATCTCCGTCGGGCCCGATGTTGCTGAACGCTGTCGGGCGCGCGGTCCTGAAGGGCAGCCGGCTGGTTCTGACAGGCGTTCGCGGCGAAATTGGAACCCGGACAACGCTGCAGGTGATTCTACCACGAGGACGAACGTTCCGTAAGGCGCTGGTCAACGGCAAGACGTTGCCTGCGGCCACAACCGGAGGGGTGGCTTCCATTCCGGTTCGTTTCTCCGGCGAGGCGTTCGGACGGTGCCGGCAGGTGGGCGCCTACGACCCGGATTTCGCCGGAACGACCTACACCGCGAAATTCCGCGTCCCGGGACGAATCTTCCGGCAACTGAACCGGCGGAAAGCGGCGTGGCCGATCGCGTACACAGCCGACGACCTGGAGGCCGCGTGGCTGGGAGCGTATCGCCTGCTGATGTTTGTCAGCATAGCGGAGCCTTCCAGCAAGACGGACGTAACGATGAAAATCGACGGTGCCGAAGTGCCGGTGAAGAAGGCGTACTCGTCAGTGTATCCGCAGGCGGTGGACAACACTTTCGTCGGCTTCTACGCCGATCTGTCGGCTCTGAAACCGGACCGGGAGCACTCGGTGGAAGTGACGCTGCCCCCGACGAAATCGGGGCAGTTCCAGGGCTTGTTCTTCGAGAACGTGGAAACGGAATACACCGGCGGTGTCGCCAGGGGATGAGGCAGGAAGGCGTGGGGCATTGACAATGGAGACTCGCGATTCGTTAACGGGACGGCACCTCATCGCCGGAGAGTGGGTGACCGCCGACGGCGGCCGCGTTCGCGCCGTCAACCCTGTCACAGCCGAACCGCTGAATCCCGCGTTCTGCCAGGCGACGGAACTCCAGGTCGATGCGGCATTGCGCGCCGCCGCGGATGCCGCCGCACAGACGCGTGGCCTGCCCGGAGCCGATTGGGCTGCCCTGCTGGACGACATCGCCGACCGCATCGAGGCATTGGGCGACACCCTCATGATTCGAGCGAATGAAGAGACCGCGCTTCCTCTCGCACGGCTCGAATCGGAGCGGGCGCGAACGTGTTTCCAGTTGCGCCTGTACGGCCAGGAGGCGCGCGAAGGTTCGTGGGTCGATGCCGTCATAGACCACGGAGATCCGGCTCGCCAGCCGCTGCCGAAGCCGGACGTGCGCCGCATGCTGCGTCCGCTTGGCCCAGTGGTCGTCTTCGACGCCAGCAATTTCCCGTTTGCCTACGGAGGCTGCGGGGGCGACACAGCCTCGGCTCTGGCCGCCGGGAATCCTGTGATTGTGAAGGCACACCCGGGGCACCCTGGAACGGATGAGCTCTTCGCGGAGGTGGTCCTGGCCGCGATACGCGCCGCCGGACTGCCGCCCGGTCTGTTCGGCATGCTCCAGGGCGCCACGGCGGAGAGCGGTTCCGCCCTTGTGCGCCATCCTCTCACGGAAGCCGTAGGCTTCACCGGCTCGCTTCGTGGCGGCCGCGCCCTTTTCGACATCGCCTCGTCCCGACCGCGTCCCATCCCCGTGTACGCGGAGATGGGAAGCCTCAATCCGCTGGTCGTACTTCCGGGCGCTCTGGCCGAACGCGGCGACGCCATCGCGGACGGCCTGTCGCAATCGATCACGGGCGGGGTAGGGCAGTTCTGTACCAAGCCGGGCCTCGTCCTTGTGATAGAAGGCCCGGACACCGAGCGCTTTATCCAGGGTCTCAAAGCCCGCATGGCGGCGATACCGGCCGGGACGATGCTGAACTCCGCGATCCAAACCGGTTTCCGCAAAGTGACACAGGGCTTTCCCGGGGTGGCAGGTGTCAAGGTTCACCTCGAGCCCTCCTGTTCCGGCTACACAGACGCCACGCCGGGCCTGTTCGAGGTGGACGCGTCTACATTCATCGCGCGTCCGGAGTTGCGGGAAGAGGCTTTTGGCCCGGCGGCGCTGGTCGTCCGATGCCGTGATCTGGCAGGCCTGCTCGACTCCATCGCCGCGGCAAGCGGGCAGCTCACCGGAACGGTTCACGCCGGCGCATCGGATGACTTGAAGGTTGTCGCCGCCGTTGCAGATGCCTTGGAACGCGGAGTCGGACGTTTGGTTTATAACGGCTATCCCACCGGCCTGGAAGTCTGTCGCGCGATGATGCACGGCGGCCCATACCCGGCGACAACGGCGCCCGCCACAACCTCCGTTGGGACGTCCGCGCTCGTACGTTTT is a window from the Armatimonadota bacterium genome containing:
- a CDS encoding carboxypeptidase regulatory-like domain-containing protein, which gives rise to MLRKSIKGLWLGGALVALFALLGGSVIAQTWWNPDYTQRVGLTITNNDAAPTPVPTTAEVRYSVHSESSPGTTDYTTLPTGTKLTFAGNGTSLDDNWTVVTLPFQFPWGHGTVNQLVVGIDGYIAPGAVDLGRPDNPADAYRRAEIIPWSSDFAITDTSTLGVYADLQPTQATFRWEVQESASGPLIAKFAVILKPDGSIRFVYGNPCNSPSAAIADPGTANSYSPIKFGIGGEDPNYLHVPAFPASNTGHADLLYTYIPAAQFRSDGNDVRALYWSGSAWQELDRQVLSDLPGLTRVVFRLVNSIPAGGTSTGQYFLYLGNTSPQLNVPHSVYNIYDHVEDFLSAANVVGSQAPNWVSNATGDATTVVLIGGKKMGQISGPDHARGVVLSSAMPGFLNAEEYAHVAPSGGECEVAPMIRAVGSTTNGYANPDLAYTGGFGYVMDGFGSQNGPVSYVNPKGVTPTNTGPADMGVHGPDYHGIGGVFENFIIRCTGLDAATGALSGKVWKDGAPQPYWGDLNIALNNNSPSHQSGVPDPLWNQPGTVGVGSYSNSPTVDFIAIREIRNLSVPFGAPEVGPAFGPGLRGVISSSKTGPLANLTFTITDGTTTYTLITGANGEYHISLPAGSYSVTASAFAHTTTTVSGVSPTTSGVTNVVLPYVGATVSGVVRDALTGKTQGGTTITLSDATGHFVVSGTSDANGNYSIVAPAGGVLNIGAVSPLGLGGRTQITVPSDSSTVQNLAIKVIANGDMEVPNFNNSAPVGWTTQEFTPSSPAGAFEYINATDTAGVPQHTPGGNWVLAVKDPGETSAWNPPNNYAVPAQTSYASVTVSVWVYFTAAGQRAALRLRNNFPTTGSTVGGRIQVNAGGPNDPGNENQSLATVPVGQWFELRKTAPAGTALSPADQLGLNLYARGPAGGGAAGTVYFDDLTITVTPSSSALGKVVDAAGNPVASAFVGPMTSAGGLGGDNLLTGPFVYSDDQGNFTLFQLNDGPVTVGAWAPVLPDSTGHIPGYGNLISTATLNTSANPTTRTTITVGKAGVVSAGAAGNAGGRNDAGVAQTVDNNLFTRWDGGGGSADVTVTYDLGSTKSIDQIEVYWEAATPDAFSVEADPDLATTNSVLDITTGGETFGIRNFDITPFNEGSFDIIRLPASVSARYIKIHATTYGTYQNYSIIEMRALSAAAPIPPSSADVTRALQIAGGLVNATSADKARLDKDGDGRITVMDAVKINKAVNGL
- a CDS encoding aldehyde dehydrogenase (NADP(+)); protein product: METRDSLTGRHLIAGEWVTADGGRVRAVNPVTAEPLNPAFCQATELQVDAALRAAADAAAQTRGLPGADWAALLDDIADRIEALGDTLMIRANEETALPLARLESERARTCFQLRLYGQEAREGSWVDAVIDHGDPARQPLPKPDVRRMLRPLGPVVVFDASNFPFAYGGCGGDTASALAAGNPVIVKAHPGHPGTDELFAEVVLAAIRAAGLPPGLFGMLQGATAESGSALVRHPLTEAVGFTGSLRGGRALFDIASSRPRPIPVYAEMGSLNPLVVLPGALAERGDAIADGLSQSITGGVGQFCTKPGLVLVIEGPDTERFIQGLKARMAAIPAGTMLNSAIQTGFRKVTQGFPGVAGVKVHLEPSCSGYTDATPGLFEVDASTFIARPELREEAFGPAALVVRCRDLAGLLDSIAAASGQLTGTVHAGASDDLKVVAAVADALERGVGRLVYNGYPTGLEVCRAMMHGGPYPATTAPATTSVGTSALVRFARPVAFQNTPDALLPPALREANPLGIRRMVDGVLIA
- a CDS encoding carboxypeptidase-like regulatory domain-containing protein, whose amino-acid sequence is MFRKSMKGLWLVGALLALSALLGGSAMAQTWWNPDYGHRVAVSIKNNDASATPTPTSAELTLPLDPTMRADRLDVRAVYYNGTTSSEIDSKVFRELGTVSPYYTENQSAGTTSYAGLPAGSPVTPDNVAGDDSGAQLILPFSFPFANGSSNVIFMSIDGYLAPGTAKPYSQYGVTTGGGTRGIYAYASDYSVAAEGGPAGTALYYYSDATQAVFRWEVAASGGSALIAKFAVILKPDGSIRYVYSDTVTPPPVGVGGLGAYAQMAYGVQVGLIGGGILHSPVDNYPTSATFSNHADILYTPTGATRPPEVVRAVFRLQQPIPAGGTSTGQYFIYYANVSPDNPMRTVKNVFDYIVDFTSAANVVGAAAPDWDVQKGNTVTVTNYQGLKVGVLKTGTQAHPRATVKTSAMPAFLNPEILAHVAPFGAGSLEMAPMARVISDPNDANFQGGYGYAVDAFGDPGGSHIVSYINPNTFNDAGPADMGGVPDPQKADTFANILYRVTGDPGVIQGKNWRDDQTEPAGLMLQVDRSQRGPSHGPAPGTPDPVYNQPGTTGMGGYNQQVAIDYIALRELRGLVPTTAAAESFTSPGPFIQGTLTAAGSGLPLSSGTVTITNGSTVNITLNVGPTGVYKLTVPAGTYTVSATGPACYGSQVKTNVVASASNTTDFALVYECGTLTGVCFAGINNQRQANTIVTLIDSNGNYVTSTTSDAYGFYSLIYPTGGTFGLGAMSPAGYGTRMSVTLPSGGSAIQNLSMAVMANGDCEIPNSTNSFALGWTTSFDAPGAYIYSQAQNHTPGGHWSMAIKDPSTPDGANHLSGLNNPPVAGFNLPVQSDLFDITVSAWVYFTKTGQMCAMRLRDNWPLNGQNRVYAVAGMPPDPNNQNTGGLDGSGKVPVGQWYQIRVSVPAGTPLKSEAPTKLQMNLYAMNSAFNANYSGFTGGTDGTIYFDDWTVTQTPHASALAKVVDSYGTPVAGAYVGKMDIGGGDATGISAPNFLSSPYVYTDDQGNATLYTLAPGPINVGAWIPQPILPDTTSSDAGVIAGTASATASTTPPTSRATLTLGKGTNVAKGITNITAHELIGSDLNLALLPLTVDDKLSTGWYSTDTPQFPYVITWNLGAVKSVNQVEFWWERTEPDFDVYVGTTSDPSSETDAKVASIVGASNKGIVEADFAPALNGHVKVIKFSAPRNIQYIQLQAMGTGPSNNASQFLYEMRALSAAVPPPALTKADATTALKIAAGLQTAAPADVLKLDVVKADGSVGSDGRITIADAEFINKHAQ